The following proteins come from a genomic window of Drosophila sulfurigaster albostrigata strain 15112-1811.04 chromosome X, ASM2355843v2, whole genome shotgun sequence:
- the LOC133847110 gene encoding tRNA (guanine-N(7)-)-methyltransferase: MVTNNQEREREVLSSTSAVTGLPQKRYYRQRAHSNPIADHSFDYPARPQDVDWRALYPNIGSEQQVEFADIGCGYGGFLVTLGEMFPQKLSIGMEIRVKVSDYVVDRIAALRLKSNETSGYQNIACIRTNAMKYLPNYFKKGQLEKMFFLYPDPHFKRAKHKWRIINQALLSEYAYVLRSGGLVYTMTDVEDLHKWIVSHMTQHPLYERLSETEANEDPITPKLYQSSEEGAKVVRNKGDHFLAIFRRL; the protein is encoded by the exons ATGGTAACCAACAACCAAGAGCGGGAGCGCGAGGTGTTGTCCTCTACATCCGCTGTCACTGGACTGCCACAGAAGCGCTACTATCGCCAGCGCGCGCACTCCAATCCCATAGCCGATCACAGCTTTGATTA TCCTGCACGGCCCCAGGATGTCGACTGGCGTGCACTGTATCCCAATATAGGCAGCGAACAGCAAGTGGAATTTGCTGACATTGGTTGCGGTTATGGCGGCTTCTTGGTAACGCTGGGTGAAATGTTCCCCCAAAAGTTGTCCATTGGCATGGAGATACGTGTCAAGGTGTCGGACTATGTTGTGGATCGAATTGCGGCACTCAGACTAAAAAGCAACGAGACCTCAGGATATCAAAACATTGCTTGCATACGCACGAATGCGATGAAATATTTACCCAACTATTTCAAGAAGGGACAGCTGGAGAAAATGTTCTTCCTGTATCCCGATCCGCATTTCAAGCGTGCTAAGCACAAGTGGCGTATCATCAATCAGGCGCTGCTCTCCGAGTATGCCTATGTGCTACGCAGTGGC GGTCTGGTCTATACAATGACGGATGTGGAGGATCTACACAAGTGGATTGTCTCACACATGACACAACATCCGCTGTACGAGCGATTGAGCGAAACTGAAGCT AACGAAGATCCCATCACTCCCAAGCTATATCAGAGCAGCGAGGAGGGCGCCAAGGTGGTGCGCAACAAAGGGGATCATTTCTTGGCCATATTTCGCCGGCTctag
- the LOC133847106 gene encoding methylcytosine dioxygenase TET, with protein sequence MYATNNGSTNKAPNSNATTMFDNTITVTPIKVELGSGALNKTSPSTAPQLRRPNAVIVTTQQLAMPMQMQTNSGSGNTTTYGTQGGTTAGVTVVTSMSSNTTPPTTTTTTPTTPKEKPSKAARVQIVRKPPPTIDNFWPNILSEVNGIGQVDAKHQVLPLARIKKIMKLDENAKMIAGEAPLLFAKACEYFIQELTMRAWVHTEESRRRTLQRSDIAQAIANYDQFDFLIDIVPREEIKPSTTQKTTKEPNASSNATAAAAAAAAAAQAASVATVGGGGNNSTTNTATFVPAAAAAAAAAAAASGLKLDQSTAEVLGYSAVNTDLFAAAAAASNTAGQLQQLTAQQHHHQQQQQQPQQLQIIQQGAGAQQLQYFIALPGQQPNQLVQQVQQLHQQQQQQQQQQQQHQQQNSLGLNIVTQQPTQQLILTAGPNGQLTATPAPSTAAQQQTALLQNLAQQQQQQQQHQQQQQQQIQLLQQVVTPTGELTNVPIAINANQLHLLRMQMQQQQQQQQQVAAVQAAAAAQQQHQQQQQVIIPTHLLTAQQILQLGGTPTNATAITQQQLQQHQQQQQQQQQQQQQQHQQHIHINAANVTTNNAANASSNNATPIFINATAANASQNVTQAQQQQQQQQQQQQQSQSQTITALTSDRTLSGGFR encoded by the exons ATGTACGCCACCAACAATGGCAGCACAAATAAGGCGCCAAATAG CAATGCCACAACAATGTTTGATAACACCATCACTGTGACACCGATCAAAGTGGAGCTGGGCTCGGGGGCATTAAACAAAACATCGCCATCAACAGCGCCGCAACTGCGGCGTCCCAATGCTGTGATAGTTACCACACAACAGCTTGCGAtgccaatgcaaatgcaaacgaATAGCGGGAGCGGCAATACTACAACGTATGGAACGCAAGGCGGCACAACAGCAGGCGTAACCGTTGTCACCTCCATGTCGTCGAATACAACGCcgcccacaacaacaacgacaacgccaaCGACGCCCAAGGAGAAACCCAGCAAAGCGGCACGCGTTCAAATTGTACGCAAACCGCCGCCCACCATCGACAATTTTTGGCCAAACATTTTGAGCGAGGTGAACGGCATCGGACAGGTGGACGCTAAGCATCAGGTGCTGCCGTTGGCACGCATCAAGAAGATCATGAAACTGGATGAGAATGCCAAAATGATAGCGGGTGAGGCGCCGCTACTCTTTGCCAAGGCCTGTGAGTATTTCATACAGGAGCTAACCATGCGTGCCTGGGTGCACACCGAGGAGAGTCGACGTCGCACGCTGCAGCGTTCGGATATTGCTCAGGCGATTGCCAACTATGATCAGTTTGATTTCCTGATTGATATTGTACCGCGCGAGGAGATCAAACCGTCAACCACACAGAAAACCACCAAAGAGCCAAATGCCAGCTCaaatgccacagcagcagcagcggccgcTGCGGCAGCCGCTCAAGCTGCATCGGTTGCAACTGTCGGTGGCGGCGGCAACAATAGCACAACCAATACGGCGACTTTTgtacctgctgctgctgcggcagcggcggcggcagcagctgcaagtGGCCTCAAGTTGGATCAGTCAACGGCCGAAGTCCTGGGGTATAGCGCTGTCAATACGGATCTGTttgcggcggcggcagcggccaGCAATACGGCCGggcagctgcaacagttgaCGGcgcaacagcatcatcatcagcagcagcaacagcagccgcaacagtTGCAAATCATACAGCAGGGCGCCGGTGCGCAACAgttgcaatattttattgcgTTGCCCGGTCAGCAGCCGAATCAGTTGGTGCAGCAGGTGCAGCAAttgcatcagcaacaacagcagcagcaacaacagcagcaacagcatcagcaacagaaTAGTCTGGGTCTCAATATTGTTACGCAGCAGCCGACTCAACAATTAATACTCACCGCTGGTCCCAATGGCCAATTGACAGCGACGCCGGCGCCTAGCACGGCTGCCCAGCAGCAGACGGCATTGCTGCAGAATctggcacagcagcagcagcaacaacagcagcatcagcaacagcagcaacaacaaattcaactgCTGCAGCAGGTGGTGACGCCAACTGGGGAGCTGACAAATGTGCCC ATTGCCATCAATGCGaatcaattgcatttgctgcgcATGCagatgcaacaacagcagcagcaacaacagcaagttgCTGCCgtgcaagcagcagcagcggcgcagcagcaacatcagcagcagcagcaggtgatTATTCCGACGCATTTGCTGACGGCACAACAGATACTGCAGCTGGGTGGGACGCCAACAAATGCCACAGCGAtaacacagcagcaactgcagcagcatcaacagcagcagcagcagcaacaacagcaacagcagcaacaacaccagcaacataTACACATCAATGCGGCCAATGTGACCACAAATAATGCAGCCAATGCCAGCAGTAACAATGCGACGCCGATATTTATCAATGCGACGGCGGCAAATGCGTCGCAAAACGTAACgcaagcgcagcagcagcagcaacaacaacaacagcagcagcagcagtcgcaatcgcaaaCAATTACAGCATTAACCAGCGATCGAACGCTGAGCGGTGGCTTTCGGTAA
- the LOC133847109 gene encoding RNA 3'-terminal phosphate cyclase → MSNFVEIDGSYLEGGGQALRNAISLSVILNRPVRVVKIRANRPKPGLSHQHLHGVHLLRAISQADVNGDALLSTELEFTPRRIEGGMYKVDTRTAASITLIYQMVMPVLLFANSSSRVDVTGGTNVAFSPQVEYMQQVLLPNLKRFAANTAMELKVLHHGFYPRGNGRCQLNVEPLQQPLTAAQFMDFGQFREVKGAAYYAGRLPKFIAYDLQHSAEREIHRLWPDHQCNIQVFKHTPDRARDNGAGIILTALTSTGCVLGAGSVGEKNIDGHMIGSNASCELAGYIKNEVCVDAHLQDQLIIFMALAKGCSRMRTCALSKHTRTAIYVAEQMTGVKFNIEYGDFGQTFVSCEGLGHFNNV, encoded by the coding sequence ATGAGCAACTTTGTGGAAATCGACGGCTCCTATTTGGAAGGCGGCGGTCAGGCGCTGCGCAATGCCATCAGCCTGAGTGTTATACTCAATCGTCCGGTGCGTGTGGTCAAGATACGTGCTAACCGACCTAAACCCGGTTTATCACATCAGCATTTGCATGGCGTTCATCTCTTGCGAGCTATTTCACAAGCCGATGTAAATGGCGATGCGCTGCTCTCCACCGAGCTGGAGTTTACGCCACGCCGCATCGAGGGCGGCATGTACAAGGTGGACACACGCACAGCGGCCAGCATAACGTTAATCTATCAAATGGTGATGCCGGTGCTGTTATTTGCCAATAGCTCATCACGCGTTGATGTGACTGGCGGCACAAATGTCGCCTTTTCACCCCAGGTGGAGTATATGCAGCAGGTGCTGTTACCCAACCTCAAGCGTTTTGCTGCCAACACGGCTATGGAACTGAAGGTCTTGCACCACGGCTTCTATCCTCGGGGCAATGGACGTTGTCAACTCAACGTGGAACCGTTGCAGCAGCCGTTAACAGCAGCTCAATTCATGGATTTCGGACAATTTCGTGAAGTCAAAGGTGCTGCCTACTATGCGGGTCGTTTGCCCAAATTCATTGCTTACGACTTGCAGCATTCGGCGGAGCGTGAAATCCATCGTCTATGGCCAGATCATCAGTGCAACATTCAGGTGTTTAAGCACACACCGGATCGTGCACGAGATAATGGAGCCGGCATCATATTGACCGCTTTGACCAGCACCGGTTGCGTGCTCGGCGCTGGCTCAGTGGGCGAGAAGAACATCGATGGTCATATGATTGGCTCGAATGCGTCGTGCGAGCTGGCCGGATACATTAAGAACGAGGTCTGCGTTGATGCGCATCTGCAGGATCAGTTGATCATTTTTATGGCTTTGGCTAAGGGTTGTTCGCGTATGCGCACATGTGCGTTATCCAAGCACACACGCACTGCCATCTATGTGGCGGAGCAGATGACTGGCGTGAAATTTAACATTGAGTATGGTGACTTTGGTCAGACGTTTGTCAGTTGCGAGGGTCTGGGACATTTTAATAATGTGTAA
- the LOC133847111 gene encoding DNA damage-regulated autophagy modulator protein 1 encodes MSRVYLLPVAVFLIFQVTFLGTYIVAVLEGHVVPTVPYISDAATYSPESCIFGQLINIGSVLLGITIYIRYRHVLQLCEHNPELGSVVLRHNRWALWFGMLSCLGISFVGNFQETNVRIVHFIGAFCCFGCGTLYFWMQALITYMIVPMAGTRLSAHLRLGMSVCCTILFIMLAVTGVMSHILFNGQNPRQWYPSDGGWYYHVISSISEWIIATIFSFFILSFTPEFRDVSLDHPQISLLSYSMTV; translated from the exons ATGTCTAGGGTTTATTTACTGCCGGTGGCAGTCTTTCTAATATTCCAGGTGACATTCCTGGGCAC ttatATTGTGGCTGTGCTCGAAGGACATGTGGTGCCCACAGTGCCGTACATCAGTGATGCAGCCACCTATTCGCCTGAAAGCTGCATATTTGGTCAATTAATTAACATCGGCAGTGTGCTAT tggGAATCACCATTTATATACGCTATCGCCATGTGCTGCAATTGTGCGAACACAATCCAGAACTGGGCAGCGTCGTGCTCCGTCACAATCGCTGGGCCTTGTGGTTCGGCATGTTGTCCTGCCTGGGCATCAGTTTCGTGGGCAACTTTCAGGAGACGAATGTGCGGATTGTGCACTTCATTGGGGCCttctgctgctttggctgtggCACGCTCTACTTCTGGATGCAGGCCCTCATCACATACATGATTGTACCCATGGCGGGCACTCGTCTGTCCGCCCATCTTCGACTGGGAATGTCCGTTTGTTGCACCATCCTGTTCATCATGCTGGCGGTGACTGGAGTGATGTCGCACATTCTCTTCAATGGACAAAATCCACGCCAATG GTATCCTTCGGATGGCGGCTGGTATTATCATGTGATTAGCTCCATTTCGGAATGGATTATTGCCACGATCTTTAGCTTTTTCATATTGAGTTTCACGCCCGAGTTTCGTGATGTTTCGCTGGATCATCCGCAGATCTCGCTGCTATCATACTCAATGACTGTATAG